From Vicinamibacteria bacterium, a single genomic window includes:
- a CDS encoding RNA polymerase sigma factor: MEHPEREIIILSNLEDRVLIERCLARGDEAEGAWEEIVRRYRRRVFGIAYKFTGRYEESQDLAQEIFLRVFRSLDKFDRNADFGTWLYSVSRNHCIDHYRSGRREREMLVHQEMPLEEMPSGRFDPHRRIELHDKRQMLLEALASLPRKLRQAVILRDIKELTYQEIVDQLRLPEGTVKSRINRGRIELGRTLLAMRRRVETAEPTGRVS; the protein is encoded by the coding sequence GTGGAGCATCCCGAACGAGAGATCATCATCTTGTCAAACCTGGAGGACCGCGTCCTCATCGAGCGGTGTTTGGCCCGCGGGGACGAGGCGGAGGGCGCCTGGGAGGAGATCGTACGTCGTTACCGACGCAGGGTTTTCGGCATCGCGTACAAGTTCACCGGCCGCTACGAGGAGTCCCAGGACCTCGCCCAGGAGATCTTTCTCCGGGTCTTCCGCTCCCTCGACAAGTTCGATCGAAACGCCGATTTCGGTACCTGGCTCTACTCCGTCAGTCGAAATCACTGCATCGATCACTACCGCAGCGGCCGTCGCGAGCGCGAGATGCTCGTCCACCAAGAGATGCCCCTCGAGGAAATGCCCTCGGGACGTTTCGACCCGCATCGACGCATCGAGCTGCATGACAAGAGGCAGATGCTCCTCGAGGCGCTCGCCAGCCTGCCGCGCAAGCTGCGCCAGGCGGTCATACTCCGCGATATCAAGGAGCTTACCTATCAGGAAATCGTGGACCAGCTCCGGCTTCCCGAGGGAACGGTCAAGAGCCGGATCAACCGCGGCCGCATCGAGCTGGGCCGCACGCTTCTAGCCATGCGCCGGCGGGTCGAGACCGCCGAACCAACAGGCAGAGTATCATGA